A stretch of Caenorhabditis elegans chromosome IV DNA encodes these proteins:
- the ugt-65 gene encoding UDP-glucuronosyltransferase (Confirmed by transcript evidence) produces the protein MPQYSQLITIIFLLAHFLTTSNCSRILFLNMFNSKSHALTMMPLAERLFDDGHDVSMYTISANRLKIPSKKVKILESLVKGSSTDDAAPDTGGVSRIFWSYEMTPYVGAWCYEIGLYYLEEGRDEQLDEVLATPYDLAVVDETYTSLQGSIALKLKEDHSTKIITFATTELMPVASNMRGYARNPVTVPNTFLLSSEVYEGNRFAFLTRTRRIFEYFIDQIYSGPVASLYSEASGKLLGLTSATKSKTFQNSILTVNDFPDTFSFVQPRGNDLIRVGEHCYSSANLPSEFRDFVEDSMSKGTIYVAMGSYLNLEDGPKGTVEAFIEALNYFKDYRVIWSHKGNVTGAKCHVKSVNWAPQKELLAHEKTVAFITHGGLKSAKEGVCSGVPMLFLPFYGDQPRNAHRFVTNGIAEALYKKAITSLDIQQKLEKLLVDPSYKNNVMKVLSYYLDAPISSLDLGAFHISQVLRRTESQYSKFKRRSIFMNHLQYLNLDIFLVILVILFIVSKF, from the exons ATGCCACAATATTCTCAACTCATAACCATCATCTTTCTACTTGCTCATTTTCTCACCACTTCAAACTGCTCCAGAatactatttttgaatatgttcaACTCAAAGAGCCACGCACTAACAATGATGCCGTTAGCCGAGAG attattcgACGATGGACATGATGTGTCGATGTATACCATAAGTGCGAATCGGTTGAAAATTCCatcgaaaaaagtgaaaattttggagtcTCTTGTGAAGGGAAGTAGTACGGATGACGCAGCACCAGACACGGGCGGTGTGAGCAGAATATTCTGGAGTTATGAAATGACACCGTATGTTGGCGCATGGTGTTATGAAATCGGTCTGTACTATTTGGAAGAAGGAAGAGATG aacaacTAGATGAAGTTCTTGCAACACCGTACGACCTGGCAGTTGTTGATGAAACTTACACATCACTTCAAGGATCAATTGCcctaaaattgaaagaagatCATAGCACAAAGATCATAACATTTGCAACGACAG AACTAATGCCAGTTGCTTCAAATATGAGGGGATATGCAAGGAATCCGGTGACTGTTCCGAA CACATTTCTGTTGTCGTCGGAGGTTTATGAAGGAAATCGGTTTGCGTTCTTGACAAGAACTAGgagaatatttgaatattttattgatcAG atttacagTGGACCAGTTGCAAGTCTTTACAGTGAAGCGTCGGGAAAACTACTTGGCCTAACCAGTGCGACCAAaagcaaaacttttcaaaactcgaTACTCACTGTCAATGATTTCCCGGATACATTTAGTTTCGTTCAACCACGTGGAAATGATTTAATTCGAGTTGGAGAACATTGTTATTCAAGTGCCAATTTACCATCAGAATTCAGAGATTTCGTGGAGGATTCAATGTCAAAAGGTACAATCTACGTAGCAATGGGAtcctatttgaatttagaAGATGGTCCAAAAGGAACAGTTGAAGCATTTATAGAAgcattaaattattttaaagattaTCGAGTGATATGGAGTCATAAAGGAAAT gtAACCGGTGCAAAATGTCACGTAAAATCGGTTAACTGGGCTCCTCAAAAAGAGCTTCTTGCTCATGAGAAAACGGTAGCTTTCATAACACACGGTGGCCTAAAAAGTGCAAAAGAAGGTGTCTGCTCGGGTGTTCCAATGCTTTTCCTACCATTTTACGGTGATCAACCAAGAAATGCACATCGATTTGTAACCAATGGAATAGCGGAGGCTCTTTACAAGAAAGCAATAACATCATTggatattcaacaaaaattggagaaactTCTCGTGGATCCCagttataaaaataatgtGATGAAG gTCCTATCCTATTACCTCGACGCTCCGATCAGTTCTCTAGACCTCGGTGCTTTCCATATCTCACAAGTGCTCCGCCGTACAGAGTCACAATACAGCAAATTCAAACGAAGATCTATTTTTATGAATCACTTACAGTATCTCAATCTTGACATTTTCCTGGTTATTcttgttattttatttattgtttctaaattttaa
- the col-130 gene encoding Nematode cuticle collagen N-terminal domain-containing protein (Confirmed by transcript evidence), which yields MSAKYVVTIASCFSGLAIVACLFTVGAIFKDINDLYDNVMDDMDEFKMFANNAWKDMIPVTRPSLDNQSNLRAIFGREKRQAGQCNCGAQPNNCPPGPPGPPGAPGAPGDDGHAGEAGKTGINGISLISHEGESGCIKCPAGEAGPAGPDGAPGAPGPDGQPGQDGPAGQPGAPGPAGPEGDAGAPGDAGAPGAPGAPGQDGQRGTGLPGAPGAPGPQGPSGNPGQDGAAGAPGQAGPAGPAGPDGQPGQAGQDGEAGPEGNAGQPGADAAYCPCPARTGAVENKPETSGYRRRVSKVV from the exons ATGAGTGCCAAGTACGTTGTAACCATTGCTTCTTGCTTCTCTGGGCTTGCCATCGTGGCATGCCTTTTCACTGTTGGAGCTATTTTCAAGGATATCAATGACTTGTACGATAATGTCATGGATGATATGGATGAGTTCAAG ATGTTCGCCAACAATGCCTGGAAGGACATGATCCCAGTAACCCGCCCATCCCTTGACAACCAGAGCAACCTTCGTGCTATCTTCGGACGTGAAAAGCGTCAAGCCGGACAATGCAACTGCGGAGCTCAGCCAAACAACTgcccaccaggaccaccaggaccaccaggagccccaggagctccaggagaTGATGGACACGCTGGAGAGGCTGGAAAGACCGGAATTAATGGAATTTCACTCATCAGCCATGAAGGAGAGTCCGGATGCATTAAATGCCCAGCCGGAGAAGccggaccagctggaccagatggagctccaggagcaccaggaccaGACGGACAGCCAGGACAAGATGGACCAGCCGGACagccaggagccccaggaccagctggaccagaAGGAGATGCTGGAGCACCAGGAGACGCCGGAgcaccaggagccccaggagccccaggacaagACGGACAACGCGGAACCGGACttccaggagcaccaggagccccaggaccacAGGGACCATCTGGAAACCCAGGACAAGACGGAGCCGctggagccccaggacaagctggaccagctggaccagcCGGACCAGACGGACAACCAGGACAAGCTGGACAAGACGGAGAGGCTGGACCAGAAGGAAATGCTGGACAACCAGGAGCTGATGCTGCCTACTGTCCATGCCCAGCCAGAACTGGAGCAGTTGAGAACAAGCCAGAGACCAGTGGATACAGAAGAAGAGTTTCCAAGGTCGTCTAA
- the ugt-65 gene encoding NADH dehydrogenase subunit 1 (Confirmed by transcript evidence), with protein sequence MNHLQYLNLDIFLVILVILFIVSKF encoded by the coding sequence ATGAATCACTTACAGTATCTCAATCTTGACATTTTCCTGGTTATTcttgttattttatttattgtttctaaattttaa
- the clec-184 gene encoding C-type lectin domain-containing protein (Confirmed by transcript evidence): protein MFVWLIFSHFVIHTFCNTNDHIEDFLRNKTAEDIIGLRQQYHRAIYKKKKEESALADASQPNLVLADGAVLPCEAGWHQFPDTGCCYRVSDAESEWHGGTAICKALNPDAEMASFHSQAESIFVANKYSTIHAWTGLSQTEIPNTWTYTDGTPDWHWFPALAAAPSDADSSCVEMMDGLLGLIFALSLQKGQTNAYSCDESIQIICKYCPRETTSTTTVTPTTTKAATIKTSTTTVTPTTVTTTKAPTTTKTSTSTTTPKFTTTTIQTTKKITTSPTSTTASIPITCTSNCPVPAVNFKGLCYKMCRGLVKFEDSCTWCNGTMATISSGEENDFVSRVFGSNDETTRQIWIGNTESSGYLNWSQGQPTKPNDGLDYCISMDLSAGSTRGKYKYLPCQSTVINSLCVMNP from the exons ATGTTCGTTTGGCTGATATTTTCGCATTTTGTTATTCATACATTTTGCAATACAA aTGATCATATTGAAGATTTTCTTCGGAATAAGACCGCGGAAGATATAATTGGat TACGCCAACAATATCATAGAGCCAtatacaaaaagaaaaaggaagaatcCGCTCTTGCAGATGCTTCACAGCCAAATTTAGTGTTAGCAGATGGAGCTGTTTTACCATGTGAAGCAGGTTGGCATCAATTTCCAGACACAGGATGTTGTTACAGA GTTAGTGATGCTGAAAGTGAATGGCATGGTGGAACTGCAATCTGCAAAGCCCTGAATCCTGATGCTGAAATGGCATCATTCCACAGTCAAGCAGAATCTATATTTGTTGCCAATAAATATTCCACAATTCATGCTTGGACTGGATTATCTCAAACT gAAATCCCAAACACATGGACATACACCGATGGAACACCGGATTGGCACTGGTTTCCTGCTCTTGCAGCTGCTCCGTCTGATGCTGACTCGAGTTGCGTTGAAATGATGGATGGACTCTTGGGACTTATATTTGCACTTTCCTTGCAAAAAGGGCAGACAAATGCTTATAGTTGTGACGAGagtattcaaataatttgcaAGTATTGTCCAAGGGAGACGACAtctacaactacagtaaccccaacaacaacaaaagcAGCAACAATCAAAACATcaacaactacagtaaccccaactacagtaaccactACGAAAGCCCCAACCACAACTAAAACTTCGACTTCTACTACAACACCTAAATTTACCACTACAACCATTCaaactaccaaaaaaatcacaacttCACCGACTTCAACTACGGCGTCAATTCCAATAACTTGCACATCCAATTGCCCGGTTCCAGCGGTTAATTTCAAGGGTTTATGCTACAAG atgtgcCGGGGTCTTGTAAAGTTCGAAGACAGCTGTACATGGTGTAATGGAACAATGGCTACAATTTCTAGTGgagaagaaaatgattttgttTCCA GGGTCTTTGGATCAAATGATGAGACAACACGTCAAATCTGGATTGGCAACACTGAATCCAGTGGTTATCTAAACTGGTCTCAAGGCCAACCTACAAAACCGAATGATGGCTTGGATTATTGTATTTCAATGGACTTGAGTGCAGGATCTACTAgaggaaaatataaatatttaccATGTCAGAGTACAGTTATTAATTCGTTATGTGTAATGAATCCTTGA
- the irg-4 gene encoding CUB-like domain-containing protein (Confirmed by transcript evidence), with protein MKTLLWFLVFVGVSNALDCTQIPAGGIVPRHNATIPAGAKEPVLIPPNFNCLYNIKVPAMVYARVVLENGLNGNNDQITVTNEQNAKTFINSRSGKYATFYVFPNTLTSFLVSTKSVNMHSSFRMVVDYYSLNNATVTYLDNPDMQYSRLYTLQAEIGWSPRTIVAKERMSISIAYSGWTPYDNLYNFFLIEGDLENPLAIYRMTQFLYQNYISKGNKVTVLGLDNTFSRSSIVFVPLSQAQQYDSYTAASGYMNLNQVDIDATVGEKKKKIVTMISMRDYVMIWKMEKTSNPDCVLKAITSPPTSESKVLLDFSVETQFPTNITRPSFCIIAENCAASIQFIVL; from the exons ATGAAGACATTATTGTGGTTTTTAGTCTTCGTTGGAGTTTCGAATGCGTTAG ACTGCACTCAAATTCCGGCTGGTGGTATTGTCCCTAGACATAATGCGACTATTCCAGCGGGAGCCAAGGAACCAGTGCTAATTCCACCAAACTTTAATTGTCTTTATAAT ATCAAAGTTCCAGCTATGGTATATGCTCGTGTTGTTCTGGAAAACGGATTGAATGGAAACAATGATCAGATAACTGTTACAAATGAGCAAAACGCGAAGACATTCATCAACAG tcgTTCTGGAAAGTATGCAACTTTCTATGTATTTCCAAATACTCTCACAAGTTTCCTAGTTTCCACGAAAAGTGTTAATATGCACTCATCGTTCCGAATGGTGGTTGACTATTATTCAT TGAACAACGCGACAGTTACTTATTTGGACAACCCAGATATGCAATATTCTCGCTTGTACACTTTGCAAGCTGAAATCGGCTGGAGCCCACGAACCATTGTGGCAAAGGAGAGG ATGTCCATTTCCATCGCATACTCCGGCTGGACACCCTATGACAATTTGTACAACTTTTTCTTGATTGAAGGAGATTTGGAGAACCCATTAGCAATCTACCGTATGACTCAATTTTTGTACCAAAACTATATCAGTAAAGGAAACAAAGTTACTGTTCTTGGATTGGATAACACGTTTTCGAGAAGCTCAATTGTATTTGTCCCACTGTCACAAGCTCAACAATATGATTCATATACAGCGGCAAGTGGCTATATGAATCTGAATCAAGTGGATATTGATGCAACTGTcggagaaaagaaaaagaaaattgtcaCAATGATTTCAATGCGAGATTATGTTATgatttggaaaatggaaaag acaAGTAACCCTGACTGTGTTCTGAAAGCAATTACATCTCCTCCAACAAGTGAATCAAAAGTGCTTCTCGATTTCTCGGTCGAAACCCAATTCCCGACAAACATCACTCGTCCATCGTTTTGCATTATTGCTGAAAACTGTGCTGCGTCGATCCAATTTATTGttctttaa
- the clec-185 gene encoding C-type lectin domain-containing protein (Confirmed by transcript evidence) yields MPDMVFRIILVVSCFTSFSCKPKVKIQHDHIEEFLENKTLSDVIELNQHVQRARYLERLENEKGKLSDEGQQNLVLADGAVLPCDATWHQYSGTGCCYRTTDEKSEWYGGTELCRALHPQAQLASFHSQGESEFVCKKYSSIHAWTGLSQTETPGVWTYTDGTPDWHWFFAQSSTMTTEKSCVEMMDGVLVLLFSWSAKKGQTQPYSCTESIASICKYCPQETTSTSTSTSTTTTTIPITSTVTTTVTTTSEPPTTVTSTTSTTESTSTVTTTIPTTTTTTTVSTTVPTTKTTTETETSIKPTETTVIITTPSTTTVTTTVPTTTVTSTSSETTTTTRTTVTSTPATTPSIAASTKAPTTQKSTPTTTITTSTVKTTVPGTCTPTCPTPTVSFNDRCYKMCRGLVKFEDSCTWCNGTMVTVSSKEENSFVSRVFGSNDETTRQIWIGNTESSGYLNWSPGQPTKPNDGLDYCISMDLSAGSTRGKYKYLACQSTVINSLCVMNP; encoded by the exons ATGCCAGACATGGTTTTTCGTATTATTCTCGTCGTTTCTTGTTTTACATCGTTTTCTTGCAAGCCGAAAGTCAAAATTCAAC atgatcaCATTGAAGagtttctggaaaacaaaACACTCAGTGACGTCATAGAAT TAAACCAGCATGTGCAACGAGCAAGATACTTGGAGAGattggaaaacgaaaaaggaAAGTTATCAGATGAAGGTCAACAGAACCTTGTTCTAGCAGATGGAGCTGTTTTACCGTGTGATGCCACGTGGCATCAGTACTCTGGAACAGGATGTTGCTATAGG acaacaGACGAGAAAAGTGAGTGGTATGGTGGAACAGAACTGTGTCGAGCTCTACATCCTCAGGCACAATTGGCATCATTTCATAGTCAAGGGGAATCGGAATTTGTTTGTAAAAAGTATTCATCAATTCATGCTTGGACAGGGCTTTCGCAAACT GAAACACCCGGAGTGTGGACATATACCGATGGAACTCCCGACTGGCATTGGTTTTTTGCTCAATCGAGCACAATgacaactgaaaaaagttgcgTCGAAATGATGGATGGAGTTCTGGTTCTATTGTTCTCGTGGTCAGCGAAAAAAGGACAAACTCAACCCTATTCCTGCACTGAGAGCATCGCAAGTATCTGCAAGTATTGCCCACAAGAGACTACGTCGACGAGCACGTCGACGAGCACGACAACAACAACGATACCAATTACCTCTACAGTAACCACTACCGTAACCACAACCAGTGAGCCtccaactacagtaaccagcACCACATCAACAACGGAATCTACGAGCACAGTAACCACAACAATAccaactactactactactactacggtatcaactacagtacccacaACCAAAACAACCACCGAGACGGAAACCAGCATCAAGCCAAcagaaactacagtaattataACGACACCAAGTACCACTACCGTAACAACTACAGTACCTACAACTACCGTTACCAGCACATCATCTGAAACAACTACAACAACtagaactacagtaaccagcACACCAGCCACCACTCCATCTATTGCAGCCTCCACAAAAGCTCCAACAACACAAAAGTCCACCCCTACAACTACAATTACTACATCGACTGTCAAAACTACCGTCCCAGGGACCTGTACTCCCACTTGCCCAACTCCAACAGTTAGCTTCAATGATCGATGCTACAAG ATGTGCCGAGGGCTCGTGAAATTTGAAGACAGTTGCACGTGGTGTAATGGGACAATGGTCACAGTTTCTAGTAAAGAGGAAAACAGCTTTGTTTCTA gagTCTTTGGATCAAACGATGAGACAACACGTCAAATCTGGATTGGCAACACCGAATCCAGTGGTTATCTAAATTGGTCTCCAGGTCAACCTACAAAACCGAATGATGGCTTGGATTACTGTATTTCAATGGACTTGAGTGCAGGATCTACTAgaggaaaatataaatatttagcatGTCAGAGTACCGTTATTAATTCGTTATGTGTAATGAATCCATGA
- the C25G4.17 gene encoding C-type lectin domain-containing protein (Confirmed by transcript evidence), with protein MLFPSLFLVFASAVLASDDLNPCNSSWHFFKKTGCCYKTSDDMGTWFDGTGMCAKMQVGARLASLRDEDESKFVAKSHKSGIDGIHAWTGLSQTQTANNWTFTDGSKPWSSFFTPYVFPNNHTSCVEIVDNWLVELFQNTGKTQPTFCYHYRKALCKYCPVPPEIPSEPTSTTLAPVVRAKRDLM; from the exons atgctTTTCCCTTCCCTTTTCCTGGTTTTCGCTTCTGCCGTATTGGCGTCCGATGATTTGAATCCATGTAATTCCTCGTGgcatttcttcaaaaagaCTGGATGTTGCTACAAG aCATCTGATGACATGGGAACATGGTTCGATGGTACTGGAATGTGTGCCAAGATGCAAGTTGGAGCCCGATTGGCGTCTCTTCGTGATGAAGATGAATCCAAGTTTGTGGCAAAGTCTCATAAATCAGGAATCGATGGGATCCATGCATGGACTGGGCTTTCGCAGACG CAAACCGCCAACAACTGGACGTTCACCGATGGCTCAAAACCTTGGTCCTCCTTCTTCACCCCATACGTTTTCCCGAATAACCACACGAGTTGCGTTGAAATTGTCGACAATTGGCTTGTCGAGCTATTTCAAAATACTGGTAAAACACAACCAACGTTCTGCTACCACTATCGTAAAGCCCTGTGCAAGTATTGTCCAGTACCACCTGAAATTCCATCTGAGCCAACAAGTACTACACTGGCACCTGTTGTGAGAGCCAAACGAGATTTGATGTAA
- the C25G4.2 gene encoding Esterase C25G4.2 (Confirmed by transcript evidence), whose amino-acid sequence MSSQPKLRILCLHGYRQCDQSFRQKTGSTRKLVKSLAEFEFVNGVHSVAVDEHVDSSRAWWFSNNEAMSFSSRESTEVAVGFEESVAAVVKFIEENGPFDGLLGFSQGASMVHLLIAKAQLGEIKLPGIRFAIFFSGFLSLSSKHDSLTLLRIKEFPSMHVFGDADEIVARPKSEKMADMFDVEPLRIAHDGGHVVPSMSKHKEKIAGFMREQLDRKIENN is encoded by the exons ATGTCTTCCCAACCGAAACTCCGGATCCTCTGCCTTCACGGATATCGACAATGCGATCAATCATTCCGGCAAAAGACGGGATCCACTCGGAAGCTCGTCAAATCTCTAGCAGAGTTTGAATTTGTGAATGGAGTTCATTCTGTGGCGGTAGATGAAC atgttgaTTCCAGTCGAGCGTGGTGGTTTTCAAACAACGAAGCGATGAGCTTCTCCTCTCGGGAATCTACGGAAGTAGCTGTTGGATTCGAAGAATCTGTGGCCGCAGTTGTCAAgtttattgaagaaaatggGCCATTCGATGGGTTACTGGGTTTCAGTCAAGGAGCTTCTATGGTTCACTTGCTCATTGCCAAG gcaCAACTCGGTGAAATCAAACTTCCCGGAATCCGATTTGCCATTTTCTTCTCCGGATTCCTGAGTCTCTCTTCCAAACATGACTCCTTGACATTACTCCGAATCAAAGAATTCCCATCGATGCACGTATTCGGTGACGCGGAcgagatcgtggcgagaccaaaaAGCGAGAAAATGGCAGACATGTTTGACGTTGAACCGTTGCGGATAGCTCACGATGGGGGGCATGTTGTACCGTCGATGTCAAAGCACAAGGAGAAGATTGCCGGATTTATGAGAGAGCAATTGGATAGGaagattgaaaataattga
- the C25G4.3 gene encoding Ribosome-binding factor A (Confirmed by transcript evidence) — protein MGMRYGIDMGLEDRLLLVSLGTKQRRLDDKKVVQLSRILEERIAEVVATDEMLGRLQLQITRVRVDRAFTQVSVYWMCRGDGDSEIVDFLEESKHQIRRRVEESIGITCPEVKFIGDKALLMEQEMDKLFREADYGMDYRLLSKSARVLGNVKEESPNNRNVPRWLTSIKKKV, from the coding sequence ATGGGCATGAGATACGGTATCGATATGGGACTTGAAGATCGACTTCTACTCGTCTCTCTCGGAACAAAACAACGACGTTTAGAcgacaaaaaagttgttcagcTGAGCAGAATCCTTGAGGAACGAATCGCCGAAGTCGTCGCAACAGATGAAATGCTCGGGCGATTACAACTTCAAATTACTCGAGTACGAGTTGATCGAGCTTTCACACAAGTGTCCGTTTATTGGATGTGTCGAGGTGATGGAGATTCggaaattgttgattttctgGAAGAGTCGAAACACCAGATAAGACGACGAGTGGAGGAATCCATTGGAATTACGTGTCCTGAAGTGAAGTTTATCGGGGATAAAGCATTGTTGATGGAACAGGAAATGGACAAGTTATTCCGTGAAGCAGATTATGGAATGGATTATCGATTATTGAGTAAAAGTGCACGAGTTTTGGGAAATGTGAAGGAAGAGAGCCCGAACAATAGAAATGTACCTAGATGGTTGACTAGcataaagaaaaaagtttaa
- the C25G4.3 gene encoding Ribosome-binding factor A (Confirmed by transcript evidence) — protein sequence MYRNGIRWITTSTAALKGPRNYVNRKTGRGCGNSVLSRFEWRYDKTLGKNFQKTMGMRYGIDMGLEDRLLLVSLGTKQRRLDDKKVVQLSRILEERIAEVVATDEMLGRLQLQITRVRVDRAFTQVSVYWMCRGDGDSEIVDFLEESKHQIRRRVEESIGITCPEVKFIGDKALLMEQEMDKLFREADYGMDYRLLSKSARVLGNVKEESPNNRNVPRWLTSIKKKV from the exons ATGTATAGAAACGGGATCCGATGGATTACCACTAGCACGGCGGCTCTGAAGGGACCCAGAAATTATGTGAATCGAAAAACGGGACGTGGATGTGGAAATTCGGTTCTTTCAAGATTCGAGTGGAGATATGATAAG acattgggcaaaaacttccaaaaaacgATGGGCATGAGATACGGTATCGATATGGGACTTGAAGATCGACTTCTACTCGTCTCTCTCGGAACAAAACAACGACGTTTAGAcgacaaaaaagttgttcagcTGAGCAGAATCCTTGAGGAACGAATCGCCGAAGTCGTCGCAACAGATGAAATGCTCGGGCGATTACAACTTCAAATTACTCGAGTACGAGTTGATCGAGCTTTCACACAAGTGTCCGTTTATTGGATGTGTCGAGGTGATGGAGATTCggaaattgttgattttctgGAAGAGTCGAAACACCAGATAAGACGACGAGTGGAGGAATCCATTGGAATTACGTGTCCTGAAGTGAAGTTTATCGGGGATAAAGCATTGTTGATGGAACAGGAAATGGACAAGTTATTCCGTGAAGCAGATTATGGAATGGATTATCGATTATTGAGTAAAAGTGCACGAGTTTTGGGAAATGTGAAGGAAGAGAGCCCGAACAATAGAAATGTACCTAGATGGTTGACTAGcataaagaaaaaagtttaa